A genomic region of Equus caballus isolate H_3958 breed thoroughbred chromosome 1, TB-T2T, whole genome shotgun sequence contains the following coding sequences:
- the ZSWIM8 gene encoding zinc finger SWIM domain-containing protein 8 isoform X3, whose amino-acid sequence MELMFAEWEDGERFSFEDSDRFEEDSLCSFISEAESLCQNWRGWRKQSAGPNSPTGGGGGGGGGGTRMRDGLVIPLVELSAKQVAFHIPFEVVEKVYPPVPEQLQLRIAFWSFPENEEDIRLYSCLANGSADEFQRGDQLFRMRAVKDPLQIGFHLSATVVPPQMVPPKGAYNVAVMFDRCRVTSCSCTCGAGAKWCTHVVALCLFRIHNASAVCLRAPVSESLSRLQRDQLQKFAQYLISELPQQILPTAQRLLDELLSSQSTAINTVCGAPDPTAGPSASDQSTWYLDESTLTDNIKKTLHKFCGPSPVVFSDVNSMYLSSTEPPAAAEWACLLRPLRGREPEGVWNLLSIVREMFKRRDSNAAPLLEILTDQCLTYEQITGWWYSVRTSASHSSASGHTGRSNGQSEVAAHACASMCDEMVTLWRLAVLDPALSPQRRRELCVQLRQWQLKVIENVKRGQHKKTLERLFPGFRPAVEACYFNWEEAYPLPGVTYSGTDRKLALCWARALPPRSSASRSGGLEESRERPRPLPAEPAVRPKEPGAKRKGLGEGVPSSQRGPRRLSAEGGDKALHKTGPGGGKAKALGGAGSGGKGSTGGGSKRRLSSEDSSLEPDLAELSLDDSSLALGAEASTFGGFPESPPPCPPPGGSRGPSTFLPEPPDTYEEDGGVYFSEGPEPPTASAGPPGLLPGEVCTRDDLPSTDESGNGLPKTKETAPAVGEEDDDYQAYYLNAQDGAGGEEEKAEGGAGEEHDLFAGLKPLEQESRMEVLFACAEALHAHGYSSEASRLTVELAQDLLANPPDLKVEPPPAKGKKNKVSTSRQTWVATNTLTKAAFLLTVLSERPEHHNLAFRVGMFALELQRPPASTKALEVKLAYQESEVAALLKKIPLGPSEMSTMRCRAEELREGTLCDYRPVLPLMLASFIFDVLCAPVVSPTGSRPPSRNWNNEMPGDEELGFEAAVAALGMKTTVSEAEHPLLCEGTRREKGDLALALMITYKDDQAKLKKILDKLLDRESQTHKPQTLSSFYSSSRPATASQRSPSKHGAPSAPGALQPLTSGSAGPAQPGSVAGAGPGPAEGFTEKNVPESSPHSPCEGLPSEAALTPRPEGKVPSRLALGSRGGYNGRGWGSPGRPKKKHTGMASIDSSAPETTSDSSPTLSRRPLRGGWAPTSWGRGQDSDSISSSSSDSLGSSSSSGSRRASASGGARAKTVEVGRYKGRRPESHAPHVPNQPSEAAAHFYFELAKTVLIKAGGNSSTSIFTHPSSSGGHQGPHRNLHLCAFEIGLYALGLHNFVSPNWLSRTYSSHVSWITGQAMEIGSAALTILVECWDGHLTPPEVASLADRASRARDSNMVRAAAELALSCLPHAHALNPNEIQRALVQCKEQDNLMLEKACMAVEEAAKGGGVYPEVLFEVAHQWFWLYEQTAGGSSTAREGATSCSASGIRAGGEAGRGLPEGRGGPGTEPVTVAAAAVTAAATVVPVISVGSSLYPGPGLGHGHSPGLHPYTALQPHLPCSPQYLTHPAHPAHPMPHMPRPAVFPVPSSAYPQGVHPAFLGAQYPYSVTPPSLAATAVSFPVPSMAPITVHPYHTEPGLPLPTSVALSSVHPASTFPAIQGASLPALTTQPSPLVSGGFPPPEEETHSQPVNPHSLHHLHAAYRVGMLALEMLGRRAHNDHPNNFSRSPPYTDDVKWLLGLAAKLGVNYVHQFCVGAAKGVLSPFVLQEIVMETLQRLSPAHAHNHLRAPAFHQLVQRCQQAYMQYIHHRLIHLTPADYDDFVNAIRSARSAFCLTPMGMMQFNDILQNLKRSKQTKELWQRVSLEMTTFSP is encoded by the exons ATGGAGCTGATGTTCGCGGAGTGGGAGGATGGAGAGCGCTTCTCATTCGAGGATTCGGACCGCTTTGAGGAGGATTCGCTCTGTTCCTTCATCTCCGAGGCCGAGAGCCTCTGCCAGAACTGGCGGGGATGGCGCAAACAGTCAGCGGGGCCCAATTCCCCCACTGGCGGCGGCGGTGGAGGTGGCGGTGGCGGTACCAGAATGCGAG ATGGACTGGTGATCCCATTGGTGGAGCTGTCAGCAAAACAGGTGGCATTTCATATCCCATTTGAAGTGGTGGAGAAAGTTTACCCACCAGTGCCTGAGCAGCTACAGCTCCGAATTGCTTTTTGGAGCTTCCCTGAAAATGAAGAGGATATTCG GCTGTATTCCTGCCTGGCCAACGGCAGTGCAGATGAGTTCCAGCGAGGGGATCAGCTGTTTCGTATGAGGGCTGTGAAGGACCCACTGCAGATAG GGTTCCACCTGAGTGCTACAGTGGTGCCACCTCAGATGGTCCCCCCTAAAGGGGCCTACAATGTGGCTGTGATGTTTGACCGCTGCCGGGTCACTTCCTGCAGCTGCACCTGTGGGGCTGGGGCCAAATGGTGCACCCACGTCGTGGCACTCTGTCTCTTCCGCATCCACAAC GCTTCTGCAGTCTGCCTGCGGGCCCCAGTCTCAGAATCCCTGTCTCGGCTGCAGAGGGACCAGTTGCAGAAGTTTGCTCAGTACCTCATCAGTGAGCTCCCTCAGCAG ATCCTCCCTACAGCCCAGCGTCTCCTGGAtgaactcctctcctcccagtCAACAGCCATTAATACAGTGTGTGGAGCCCCAG ACCCCACAGCAGGGCCGTCAGCCTCCGACCAGAGTACTTGGTATTTGGATGAATCGACACTCACTGACAACATCAAGAAGACACTGCACAAGTTCTGTGGCCCCTCTCCTGTGGTCTTTAG TGATGTGAACTCCATGTATTTGTCTTCCACGGAGCCTCCGGCTGCTGCTGAGTGGGCATGTCTGCTGCGCCCTCTGAGGGGCCGTGAGCCAGAGGGCGTCTGGAACCTGCTTAGCATCGTGCGGGAGATGTTCAAACGGAGGGACAGCAATGCTGCTCCCTTGTTGGAAATCCTCACTGACCAGTGCCTCACCTATGAACAG ATAACAGGTTGGTGGTACAGCGTGCGCACCTCAGCCTCACACAGCAGCGCCAGTGGGCACACAGGCCGTAGCAATGGGCAGTCAGAGGTGGCAGCCCATGCATGTGCCAGCATGTGTGACGAGATGGTCACACTGTGGAGGCTGGCTGTGCTGGACCCTGCACTCAGCCCCCAGCG CCGCCGGGAACTGTGCGTGCAACTACGCCAGTGGCAACTAAAGGTGATTGAGAATGTGAAGCGGGGACAGCACAAGAAGACCCTGGAGCGGCTCTTCCCTGGCTTCCGGCCTGCAGTGGAGGCCTGCTACTTCAACTGGGAAGAGGCTTACCCACTTCCCGGCGTCACCTACAGCGGCACTGACCGGAAGCTGGCATTGTGCTGGGCCCGAGCCCTGCCTCCTCGGTCAAGTGCCTCCCGATCTGGGGGCCTGGAGGAATCTCGGGAGCGGCCTCGCCCTCTTCCTGCTGAGCCAGCAGTGCGGCCCAAGGAGCCTGGGGCAAAGCGCAAGGGATTGGGTGAGGGGGTCCCCTCATCGCAGCGGGGTCCCCGCCGCCTCTCAGCTGAGGGGGGAGATAAGGCTCTGCATAAGACGGGTCCAGGTGGGGGCAAAGCCAAGGCACTGGGTGGGGCTGGCAGTGGGGGCAAGGGCTCCACAGGCGGTGGGAGCAAGCGACGGCTGAGCAGTGAAGACAGTTCCCTGGAGCCGGATCTGGCCGAGTTGAGCCTGGATGATAGCAGCCTCGCCCTGGGTGCAGAGGCCAGCACCTTTGGCGGATTCCCTGAGAGCCCgccaccctgccctccccctggTGGCTCCCGAGGCCCTTCCACCTTCCTTCCTGAACCCCCAGATACTTATGAAGAAGATGGTGGCGTGTACTTCTCAGAAGGGCCTGAGCCTCCCACAGCCTCTGCTGGCCCCCCTGGCCTATTGCCTGGggaggtctgtacccgggatgaCCTCCCTTCCACAGATGAGAGTGGCAATGGGCTCCCCAAAACCAAAGAGACAGCCCCTGCTGTTGGAGAGGAGGATGATGACTACCAGGCATATTATCTGAATGCCCAGGATGGGGCTGGGGGCGAGGAAGAGAAGGCCGAGGGCGGGGCTGGGGAGGAGCACGACCTGTTTGCTGGGCTGAAGCCACTGGAGCAGGAGAGCCGCATGGAG GTATTATTTGCCTGTGCTGAGGCCTTGCATGCACATGGCTACAGCAGTGAGGCCTCCCGTCTCACTGTGGAGCTTGCCCAGGATTTGCTAGCCAACCCACCTGACCTCAAGGTAGAGCCGCCCCCTGCCAAG GGCAAGAAGAACAAGGTATCTACAAGCCGTCAGACCTGGGTGGCTACCAACACCCTGACCAAGGCAGCCTTCCTGTTGACAGTGCTAAGTGAGCGCCCAGAGCATCACAACCTGGCCTTCCGAGTTGGCATGTTTGCCTTGGAGCTCCAGAGGCCCCCAGCTTCTACCAAGGCCTTGGAG GTGAAGCTGGCATACCAGGAGTCTGAGGTGGCCGCTTTGCTCAAGAAGATTCCTTTGGGTCCAAGTGAGATGAGTACCATGCGGTGCCGGGCAGAGGAACTTCGGGAGGGGACACTCTGTGACTATCGGCCTGTTTTGCCTCTCATGTTGGCCAGTTTCATCTTTGATGTTCTCTGTGCTCCAG TGGTTTCCCCCACGGGTTCCCGGCCCCCAAGTCGCAACTGGAACAATGAGATGCCTGGGGAtgaggagctgggatttgaagcaGCAGTTGCTGCCTTGG GCATGAAGACAACAGTGAGTGAGGCAGAGCACCCCCTCTTATGTGAAGGCACACGTCGGGAGAAGGGTGACCTGGCATTGGCACTAATGATCACTTACAAGGATGACCAGGCCAAACTCAAAAAG ATCTTAGACAAACTCTTGGACCGAGAGAGCCAGACGCATAAGCCACAGACACTGAGTTCGTTCTACTCATCTAGCCGCCCAGCCACAGCCAGCCAGAGGTCTCCTTCAAAGCATGGGGCCCCATCTGCCCCAGGGGCCCTGCAGCCACTGACCTCAGGCTCTGCAGGGCCTGCTCAGCCAGGGAGTGTggcaggggctgggccaggccccGCTGAGGGCTTCACAGAGAAGAATGTGCCTG AGAGTTCCCCACATTCCCCCTGTGAGGGTCTCCCATCTGAGGCAGCTTTGACCCCAAGGCCAGAAGGGAAGGTTCCTAGCCGCTTGGCTCTTGGCAGTCGTGGAGGCTACAATGGACGGGGCTGGGGCTCCCCAGGGCGGCCTAAGAAGAAGCACACAG GCATGGCCAGCATTGACAGCAGTGCCCCTGAAACAACATCAGATAGCTCTCCCACCTTAAGCCGGAGGCCACTTCGAGGGGGCTGGGCCCCTACCTCCTGGGGTCGAGGACAGGACAGTGACAGCATTAGCAGCTCTTCCTCGGACTCCCTTGGCTCCTCATCCTCCAGTGGAAGTCGCCGGGCCAGTGCCAGTGGAGGGGCTCGGGCGAAGACAGTTGAAGTTGGCAG GTACAAGGGCCGCCGTCCCGAGAGTCATGCCCCCCATGTACCCAATCAGCCGTCAGAGGCAGCTGCACACTTCTACTTCGAGCTGGCGAAGACAGTGCTGATCAAGGCAGGAGGCAACAGCAGCACTTCCATTTTCACACATCCATCTTCCTCAGGGGGCCACCAGGGTCCTCACCGCAACCTGCACCTTTGCGCCTTCGAGATTGGGCTTTATGCCCTTGGCCTGCACAACTTTGTTTCTCCTAACTGGCTCTCACGTACCTATTCTTCCCACGTTTCCTGGATTACAG GCCAGGCAATGGAGATTGGCAGTGCAGCCCTGACTATACTGGTAGAGTGCTGGGATGGGCACCTGACGCCCCCTGAGGTTGCATCCCTGGCTGACAGGGCATCACGGGCACGAGATTCCAATATGGTGAGGGCAGCAGCAGAGCTAGCCCTAAGCTGCCTCCCTCATGCCCATGCGTTGAACCCCAATGAGATCCAGCGGGCCCTGGTGCAGTGCAAGGAGCAG GATAACCTGATGTTGGAGAAGGCCTGCATGGCAGTGGAAGAGGCGGCTAAGGGTGGGGGTGTATACCCCGaagtgttgtttgaggttgctcaCCAGTGGTTCTGGCTATATGAGCAAACAGCAGGTGGCTCATCCACAGCCCGTGAAGGGGCTACAAGCTGTAGTGCCAGTGGGatcagggcaggtggggaggctgGGCGGGGGCTGCCTGAGGGCAGGGGGGGCCCAGGGACTGAGCCAGTTACAGTGGCTGCAGCAGCAGTGACAGCAGCAGCCACAGTGGTGCCAGTCATCTCGGTGGGGTCCAGTTTATATCCGGGTCCAGGACTGGGGCATGGTCATTCCCCTGGCCTGCACCCCTACACGGCTCTACAGCCCCACCTGCCCTGCAGCCCTCAATACCTCACCCACCCAGCTCACCCTGCCCACCCCATGCCTCATATGCCCCGGCCTGCCGTCTTCCCTGTGCCCAGCTCTGCATACCCACAG GGTGTGCATCCTGCATTCCTGGGGGCTCAGTACCCTTACTCAGTGACTCCTCCCTCACTTGCTGCCACTGCTGTGTCTTTCCCCGTCCCTTCCATGGCACCCATCACAGTACATCCCTACCACACAGAGCCAGGGCTCCCACTGCCCACCAGTGTGGCCT TGAGCAGTGTCCATCCAGCGTCCACATTTCCAGCCATCCAGGGTGCCTCGCTGCCTGCCCTGACCACACAGCCCAGCCCTCTGGTGAGCGGGGGTTTTCCACCACCCGAGGAAGAGACGCACAGTCAGCCTGTCAACCCACACAGCCTACACCACCTGCATGCTGCCTACCGTGTTG GGATGCTGGCACTGGAGATGCTGGGTCGCCGGGCACACAATGATCACCCCAACAACTTCTCCCGCTCCCCCCCCTACACTGATGATGTCAAATGGTTGCTGGGGCTGGCAGCAAAGCTGG gagtGAACTACGTGCACCAGTTCTGTGTGGGGGCAGCCAAGGGGGTGCTGAGCCCGTTTGTGCTGCAGGAGATCGTCATGGAGACGCTGCAGCGGCTGAGCCCTGCTCATGCCCACAACCACCTGCGTGCCCCGGCCTTCCACCAACTGGTGCAGCGCTGCCAACAGGCATACATGCAG TACATCCACCACCGCTTGATTCACCTGACCCCTGCCGACTACGACGACTTTGTGAATGCGATCCGCAGTGCCCGCAGCGCCTTCTGCCTGACACCCATGGGCATGATGCAGTTCAACGACATCCTGCAGAACCTCAAGCGCAGCAAACAGACCAAGGAGCTGTGGCAGCGGGTCTCACTCGAGATGACCACCTTCTCCCCCTGA
- the ZSWIM8 gene encoding zinc finger SWIM domain-containing protein 8 isoform X1: MELMFAEWEDGERFSFEDSDRFEEDSLCSFISEAESLCQNWRGWRKQSAGPNSPTGGGGGGGGGGTRMRDGLVIPLVELSAKQVAFHIPFEVVEKVYPPVPEQLQLRIAFWSFPENEEDIRLYSCLANGSADEFQRGDQLFRMRAVKDPLQIGFHLSATVVPPQMVPPKGAYNVAVMFDRCRVTSCSCTCGAGAKWCTHVVALCLFRIHNASAVCLRAPVSESLSRLQRDQLQKFAQYLISELPQQILPTAQRLLDELLSSQSTAINTVCGAPDPTAGPSASDQSTWYLDESTLTDNIKKTLHKFCGPSPVVFSDVNSMYLSSTEPPAAAEWACLLRPLRGREPEGVWNLLSIVREMFKRRDSNAAPLLEILTDQCLTYEQITGWWYSVRTSASHSSASGHTGRSNGQSEVAAHACASMCDEMVTLWRLAVLDPALSPQRRRELCVQLRQWQLKVIENVKRGQHKKTLERLFPGFRPAVEACYFNWEEAYPLPGVTYSGTDRKLALCWARALPPRSSASRSGGLEESRERPRPLPAEPAVRPKEPGAKRKGLGEGVPSSQRGPRRLSAEGGDKALHKTGPGGGKAKALGGAGSGGKGSTGGGSKRRLSSEDSSLEPDLAELSLDDSSLALGAEASTFGGFPESPPPCPPPGGSRGPSTFLPEPPDTYEEDGGVYFSEGPEPPTASAGPPGLLPGEVCTRDDLPSTDESGNGLPKTKETAPAVGEEDDDYQAYYLNAQDGAGGEEEKAEGGAGEEHDLFAGLKPLEQESRMEVLFACAEALHAHGYSSEASRLTVELAQDLLANPPDLKVEPPPAKGKKNKVSTSRQTWVATNTLTKAAFLLTVLSERPEHHNLAFRVGMFALELQRPPASTKALEVKLAYQESEVAALLKKIPLGPSEMSTMRCRAEELREGTLCDYRPVLPLMLASFIFDVLCAPVVSPTGSRPPSRNWNNEMPGDEELGFEAAVAALGMKTTVSEAEHPLLCEGTRREKGDLALALMITYKDDQAKLKKILDKLLDRESQTHKPQTLSSFYSSSRPATASQRSPSKHGAPSAPGALQPLTSGSAGPAQPGSVAGAGPGPAEGFTEKNVPESSPHSPCEGLPSEAALTPRPEGKVPSRLALGSRGGYNGRGWGSPGRPKKKHTGMASIDSSAPETTSDSSPTLSRRPLRGGWAPTSWGRGQDSDSISSSSSDSLGSSSSSGSRRASASGGARAKTVEVGRYKGRRPESHAPHVPNQPSEAAAHFYFELAKTVLIKAGGNSSTSIFTHPSSSGGHQGPHRNLHLCAFEIGLYALGLHNFVSPNWLSRTYSSHVSWITGQAMEIGSAALTILVECWDGHLTPPEVASLADRASRARDSNMVRAAAELALSCLPHAHALNPNEIQRALVQCKEQDNLMLEKACMAVEEAAKGGGVYPEVLFEVAHQWFWLYEQTAGGSSTAREGATSCSASGIRAGGEAGRGLPEGRGGPGTEPVTVAAAAVTAAATVVPVISVGSSLYPGPGLGHGHSPGLHPYTALQPHLPCSPQYLTHPAHPAHPMPHMPRPAVFPVPSSAYPQGVHPAFLGAQYPYSVTPPSLAATAVSFPVPSMAPITVHPYHTEPGLPLPTSVALSSVHPASTFPAIQGASLPALTTQPSPLVSGGFPPPEEETHSQPVNPHSLHHLHAAYRVGMLALEMLGRRAHNDHPNNFSRSPPYTDDVKWLLGLAAKLGDRHGDAAAAEPCSCPQPPACPGLPPTGAALPTGIHAVHPPPLDSPDPCRLRRLCECDPQCPQRLLPDTHGHDAVQRHPAEPQAQQTDQGAVAAGLTRDDHLLPLSLAPLGPYTGTQACGYGGPSQRGSESWLDRPSSLSSLVAQAGSCSWAVAWGQDVSDPRSLGLGETALSGRGRWVASGIYLAFINI; this comes from the exons ATGGAGCTGATGTTCGCGGAGTGGGAGGATGGAGAGCGCTTCTCATTCGAGGATTCGGACCGCTTTGAGGAGGATTCGCTCTGTTCCTTCATCTCCGAGGCCGAGAGCCTCTGCCAGAACTGGCGGGGATGGCGCAAACAGTCAGCGGGGCCCAATTCCCCCACTGGCGGCGGCGGTGGAGGTGGCGGTGGCGGTACCAGAATGCGAG ATGGACTGGTGATCCCATTGGTGGAGCTGTCAGCAAAACAGGTGGCATTTCATATCCCATTTGAAGTGGTGGAGAAAGTTTACCCACCAGTGCCTGAGCAGCTACAGCTCCGAATTGCTTTTTGGAGCTTCCCTGAAAATGAAGAGGATATTCG GCTGTATTCCTGCCTGGCCAACGGCAGTGCAGATGAGTTCCAGCGAGGGGATCAGCTGTTTCGTATGAGGGCTGTGAAGGACCCACTGCAGATAG GGTTCCACCTGAGTGCTACAGTGGTGCCACCTCAGATGGTCCCCCCTAAAGGGGCCTACAATGTGGCTGTGATGTTTGACCGCTGCCGGGTCACTTCCTGCAGCTGCACCTGTGGGGCTGGGGCCAAATGGTGCACCCACGTCGTGGCACTCTGTCTCTTCCGCATCCACAAC GCTTCTGCAGTCTGCCTGCGGGCCCCAGTCTCAGAATCCCTGTCTCGGCTGCAGAGGGACCAGTTGCAGAAGTTTGCTCAGTACCTCATCAGTGAGCTCCCTCAGCAG ATCCTCCCTACAGCCCAGCGTCTCCTGGAtgaactcctctcctcccagtCAACAGCCATTAATACAGTGTGTGGAGCCCCAG ACCCCACAGCAGGGCCGTCAGCCTCCGACCAGAGTACTTGGTATTTGGATGAATCGACACTCACTGACAACATCAAGAAGACACTGCACAAGTTCTGTGGCCCCTCTCCTGTGGTCTTTAG TGATGTGAACTCCATGTATTTGTCTTCCACGGAGCCTCCGGCTGCTGCTGAGTGGGCATGTCTGCTGCGCCCTCTGAGGGGCCGTGAGCCAGAGGGCGTCTGGAACCTGCTTAGCATCGTGCGGGAGATGTTCAAACGGAGGGACAGCAATGCTGCTCCCTTGTTGGAAATCCTCACTGACCAGTGCCTCACCTATGAACAG ATAACAGGTTGGTGGTACAGCGTGCGCACCTCAGCCTCACACAGCAGCGCCAGTGGGCACACAGGCCGTAGCAATGGGCAGTCAGAGGTGGCAGCCCATGCATGTGCCAGCATGTGTGACGAGATGGTCACACTGTGGAGGCTGGCTGTGCTGGACCCTGCACTCAGCCCCCAGCG CCGCCGGGAACTGTGCGTGCAACTACGCCAGTGGCAACTAAAGGTGATTGAGAATGTGAAGCGGGGACAGCACAAGAAGACCCTGGAGCGGCTCTTCCCTGGCTTCCGGCCTGCAGTGGAGGCCTGCTACTTCAACTGGGAAGAGGCTTACCCACTTCCCGGCGTCACCTACAGCGGCACTGACCGGAAGCTGGCATTGTGCTGGGCCCGAGCCCTGCCTCCTCGGTCAAGTGCCTCCCGATCTGGGGGCCTGGAGGAATCTCGGGAGCGGCCTCGCCCTCTTCCTGCTGAGCCAGCAGTGCGGCCCAAGGAGCCTGGGGCAAAGCGCAAGGGATTGGGTGAGGGGGTCCCCTCATCGCAGCGGGGTCCCCGCCGCCTCTCAGCTGAGGGGGGAGATAAGGCTCTGCATAAGACGGGTCCAGGTGGGGGCAAAGCCAAGGCACTGGGTGGGGCTGGCAGTGGGGGCAAGGGCTCCACAGGCGGTGGGAGCAAGCGACGGCTGAGCAGTGAAGACAGTTCCCTGGAGCCGGATCTGGCCGAGTTGAGCCTGGATGATAGCAGCCTCGCCCTGGGTGCAGAGGCCAGCACCTTTGGCGGATTCCCTGAGAGCCCgccaccctgccctccccctggTGGCTCCCGAGGCCCTTCCACCTTCCTTCCTGAACCCCCAGATACTTATGAAGAAGATGGTGGCGTGTACTTCTCAGAAGGGCCTGAGCCTCCCACAGCCTCTGCTGGCCCCCCTGGCCTATTGCCTGGggaggtctgtacccgggatgaCCTCCCTTCCACAGATGAGAGTGGCAATGGGCTCCCCAAAACCAAAGAGACAGCCCCTGCTGTTGGAGAGGAGGATGATGACTACCAGGCATATTATCTGAATGCCCAGGATGGGGCTGGGGGCGAGGAAGAGAAGGCCGAGGGCGGGGCTGGGGAGGAGCACGACCTGTTTGCTGGGCTGAAGCCACTGGAGCAGGAGAGCCGCATGGAG GTATTATTTGCCTGTGCTGAGGCCTTGCATGCACATGGCTACAGCAGTGAGGCCTCCCGTCTCACTGTGGAGCTTGCCCAGGATTTGCTAGCCAACCCACCTGACCTCAAGGTAGAGCCGCCCCCTGCCAAG GGCAAGAAGAACAAGGTATCTACAAGCCGTCAGACCTGGGTGGCTACCAACACCCTGACCAAGGCAGCCTTCCTGTTGACAGTGCTAAGTGAGCGCCCAGAGCATCACAACCTGGCCTTCCGAGTTGGCATGTTTGCCTTGGAGCTCCAGAGGCCCCCAGCTTCTACCAAGGCCTTGGAG GTGAAGCTGGCATACCAGGAGTCTGAGGTGGCCGCTTTGCTCAAGAAGATTCCTTTGGGTCCAAGTGAGATGAGTACCATGCGGTGCCGGGCAGAGGAACTTCGGGAGGGGACACTCTGTGACTATCGGCCTGTTTTGCCTCTCATGTTGGCCAGTTTCATCTTTGATGTTCTCTGTGCTCCAG TGGTTTCCCCCACGGGTTCCCGGCCCCCAAGTCGCAACTGGAACAATGAGATGCCTGGGGAtgaggagctgggatttgaagcaGCAGTTGCTGCCTTGG GCATGAAGACAACAGTGAGTGAGGCAGAGCACCCCCTCTTATGTGAAGGCACACGTCGGGAGAAGGGTGACCTGGCATTGGCACTAATGATCACTTACAAGGATGACCAGGCCAAACTCAAAAAG ATCTTAGACAAACTCTTGGACCGAGAGAGCCAGACGCATAAGCCACAGACACTGAGTTCGTTCTACTCATCTAGCCGCCCAGCCACAGCCAGCCAGAGGTCTCCTTCAAAGCATGGGGCCCCATCTGCCCCAGGGGCCCTGCAGCCACTGACCTCAGGCTCTGCAGGGCCTGCTCAGCCAGGGAGTGTggcaggggctgggccaggccccGCTGAGGGCTTCACAGAGAAGAATGTGCCTG AGAGTTCCCCACATTCCCCCTGTGAGGGTCTCCCATCTGAGGCAGCTTTGACCCCAAGGCCAGAAGGGAAGGTTCCTAGCCGCTTGGCTCTTGGCAGTCGTGGAGGCTACAATGGACGGGGCTGGGGCTCCCCAGGGCGGCCTAAGAAGAAGCACACAG GCATGGCCAGCATTGACAGCAGTGCCCCTGAAACAACATCAGATAGCTCTCCCACCTTAAGCCGGAGGCCACTTCGAGGGGGCTGGGCCCCTACCTCCTGGGGTCGAGGACAGGACAGTGACAGCATTAGCAGCTCTTCCTCGGACTCCCTTGGCTCCTCATCCTCCAGTGGAAGTCGCCGGGCCAGTGCCAGTGGAGGGGCTCGGGCGAAGACAGTTGAAGTTGGCAG GTACAAGGGCCGCCGTCCCGAGAGTCATGCCCCCCATGTACCCAATCAGCCGTCAGAGGCAGCTGCACACTTCTACTTCGAGCTGGCGAAGACAGTGCTGATCAAGGCAGGAGGCAACAGCAGCACTTCCATTTTCACACATCCATCTTCCTCAGGGGGCCACCAGGGTCCTCACCGCAACCTGCACCTTTGCGCCTTCGAGATTGGGCTTTATGCCCTTGGCCTGCACAACTTTGTTTCTCCTAACTGGCTCTCACGTACCTATTCTTCCCACGTTTCCTGGATTACAG GCCAGGCAATGGAGATTGGCAGTGCAGCCCTGACTATACTGGTAGAGTGCTGGGATGGGCACCTGACGCCCCCTGAGGTTGCATCCCTGGCTGACAGGGCATCACGGGCACGAGATTCCAATATGGTGAGGGCAGCAGCAGAGCTAGCCCTAAGCTGCCTCCCTCATGCCCATGCGTTGAACCCCAATGAGATCCAGCGGGCCCTGGTGCAGTGCAAGGAGCAG GATAACCTGATGTTGGAGAAGGCCTGCATGGCAGTGGAAGAGGCGGCTAAGGGTGGGGGTGTATACCCCGaagtgttgtttgaggttgctcaCCAGTGGTTCTGGCTATATGAGCAAACAGCAGGTGGCTCATCCACAGCCCGTGAAGGGGCTACAAGCTGTAGTGCCAGTGGGatcagggcaggtggggaggctgGGCGGGGGCTGCCTGAGGGCAGGGGGGGCCCAGGGACTGAGCCAGTTACAGTGGCTGCAGCAGCAGTGACAGCAGCAGCCACAGTGGTGCCAGTCATCTCGGTGGGGTCCAGTTTATATCCGGGTCCAGGACTGGGGCATGGTCATTCCCCTGGCCTGCACCCCTACACGGCTCTACAGCCCCACCTGCCCTGCAGCCCTCAATACCTCACCCACCCAGCTCACCCTGCCCACCCCATGCCTCATATGCCCCGGCCTGCCGTCTTCCCTGTGCCCAGCTCTGCATACCCACAG GGTGTGCATCCTGCATTCCTGGGGGCTCAGTACCCTTACTCAGTGACTCCTCCCTCACTTGCTGCCACTGCTGTGTCTTTCCCCGTCCCTTCCATGGCACCCATCACAGTACATCCCTACCACACAGAGCCAGGGCTCCCACTGCCCACCAGTGTGGCCT TGAGCAGTGTCCATCCAGCGTCCACATTTCCAGCCATCCAGGGTGCCTCGCTGCCTGCCCTGACCACACAGCCCAGCCCTCTGGTGAGCGGGGGTTTTCCACCACCCGAGGAAGAGACGCACAGTCAGCCTGTCAACCCACACAGCCTACACCACCTGCATGCTGCCTACCGTGTTG GGATGCTGGCACTGGAGATGCTGGGTCGCCGGGCACACAATGATCACCCCAACAACTTCTCCCGCTCCCCCCCCTACACTGATGATGTCAAATGGTTGCTGGGGCTGGCAGCAAAGCTGG GAGATCGTCATGGAGACGCTGCAGCGGCTGAGCCCTGCTCATGCCCACAACCACCTGCGTGCCCCGGCCTTCCACCAACTGGTGCAGCGCTGCCAACAGGCATACATGCAG TACATCCACCACCGCTTGATTCACCTGACCCCTGCCGACTACGACGACTTTGTGAATGCGATCCGCAGTGCCCGCAGCGCCTTCTGCCTGACACCCATGGGCATGATGCAGTTCAACGACATCCTGCAGAACCTCAAGCGCAGCAAACAGACCAAGGAGCTGTGGCAGCGGGTCTCACTCGAGATGACCACCTTCTCCCCCTGAGTCTAGCCCCGCTAGGGCCCTATACAGGGACACAGGCCTGTGGCTATGGGGGTCCCTCACAAAGGGGGAGTGAATCTTGGCTGGACAGACCATCCTCACTCAGTTCCCTGGTAGCCCAGGCTGGCAGCTGCTCTTGGGCTGTAGCTTGGGGCCAAGATGTCTCAGACCCTAGAAGCCTAGGGTTGGGGGAGACAGCCCTGTCTGGGAGGGGGCGTTGGGTGGCCTCTGGTATTTATTtggcatttataaatatataa